From one Magnolia sinica isolate HGM2019 chromosome 18, MsV1, whole genome shotgun sequence genomic stretch:
- the LOC131233324 gene encoding small ribosomal subunit protein eS17-like, giving the protein MGRVRTKTVKKSSRVVIERYYSRMTLDFHTNKKILEEVAIIPSKRLRNKIAGFSTHLMKRIQRGPVRGISLKLQEEERERRMDFVPDESAIKTDVIEVDKETIDMLAALGMADLPGVVKQADPLPMAGPPYSRPIGGDRRRT; this is encoded by the coding sequence ATGGGGCGCGTTCGCACCAAAACCGTGAAGAAATCATCCCGCGTGGTCATCGAACGATACTACTCCCGCATGACACTGGACTTCCACACCAACAAGAAGATCTTGGAAGAGGTGGCCATTATCCCATCCAAGCGCCTCCGCAACAAGATCGCAGGCTTCTCAACGCACCTGATGAAGCGGATCCAGCGTGGCCCAGTCCGCGGCATCTCACTCAAGCTCCAGGAGGAAGAGCGCGAGCGACGGATGGATTTCGTCCCCGACGAATCGGCCATCAAAACCGACGTCATCGAGGTCGACAAGGAGACGATCGACATGCTCGCCGCGCTCGGCATGGCTGATCTCCCCGGCGTAGTCAAGCAGGCCGATCCCCTGCCGATGGCCGGCCCACCTTACTCGAGGCCCATCGGCGGTGACCGTAGGAGGACTTAG